One Dethiosulfovibrio faecalis genomic window, ACGTCGTTCTCCCTGATCGCTTTTATATAGGCTCTCTGTCCCAGGGTCTTCGGTCGAACCGGCTTCCCCCTGGCGGTCATACAGAGTAGATCGTCGTAAAGGGCCTCTAGATCGACGGACCCTCTCTTGGCGATCATGTCCATTCCATATCTTATCTCCGCCGCCCTTATAGCATGGCCCTTGGAGGCTATTCTAAGCATCTGATCTATAAGATCGGAGACCATCTCTACAGCATCTCTATCGGGGCCTTGAACGGTTATGTTCTCTCCCCTAAGGACTATACGTACCGGATACCTCTCCTCAATCAGATGGATATTCTCGTCGTCCTTGCCGGAAAACTTCGAACCCGAGCCAACCGTCCCGGACTCAAAGACGGAGGAATAACCGCCCGGCGTCTCCTCTACTGTAATTTTACTGACCAAGAGGACAACCTACCGGTGACTAGGCTCTGACAACCGAGGAGACCTCCGGAATCTCCCTCTTCAAGACCGCCTCTACCTGCATTCTGAGGGTCTCCTGAGCAAAGGGACAGGTACCGCAGGCCCCCTGAAGACGGGCAGAGATCACTCCCGATTCTTCGTCGAAGGACACCACCTCGATATCCCCACCGTGACTTTGAAGGGCGGGACGGATGCCTTTATCAACTACTTCGTTGATCCTATCTATCAAACTCATTTCAACCTCCTGGTTACACCGGATAAGCGATCTCTTCTACTACCTCGTCGAGACCGATATCTCTTAAGTTCAATTTAGAGTACTGTTTCATGAGGAAGTCCTTCGCCACGGCCGGGAAAAGGACGTAACTGAGGACGTCTTCCGGCTGGGTTATCCAGGCAGCTATATCGGCCCTGGCCCTGTCGAGTTCGGGGTCGATCTTCTCTCCCGGCCTGCAGGTTATGGGTTTCTCCCCTCCGAGGGCCTTCGCCTGAACCTCGGGGTCGACCTCTGCGGGAGGCTTCCCGTAGTAACCCATAAAGTAGTTCTTCACTTCCTTGGGGATGATCTTCCATCTCTCCCCTACGAGGACGTTCAAGGTCGCTTGGGTGCCGACTATCTGACTGGT contains:
- a CDS encoding NifU family protein, with protein sequence MSLIDRINEVVDKGIRPALQSHGGDIEVVSFDEESGVISARLQGACGTCPFAQETLRMQVEAVLKREIPEVSSVVRA